From the genome of Scytonema hofmannii PCC 7110, one region includes:
- a CDS encoding ABC transporter substrate-binding protein — MNNSTSRRNPYIIGRPSHEPEKFFGRESLFQFIEHNLSRGKKVILLHGQRRIGVSSVLHQIPHKVAQDKFAFVLFDLQGYSHSSLSDILYNLAEAIVEDLDLSSEMIAIPSNEELYKDPNIFSNNFLAQVFQELGERNLVLLLDEFDVVSSDSEILHQGDSFLRYLQSFLNKQKKLFIIPVVGRFKDDLQDLLDLFKNAPYQKVDLLDELSARRLITKPAQDILEYEEDAIKAILQLSAGHPYLIQAICFNLFIQATIEEKSTVTPSDVQDIVDKAIESATGGLTWFWDGLSISEKVVFSAIAEAQQIAIEQNQPFPEDPFALLRRSGVIPTDDLLKAAQKLTLNDFLDDTHRRVKIELVRRWLVRYHPLQETIWKLEEIGKEEINKLEGEAIQLHKTGNLQETIDCYVKILNLNPNHFSTLLVLAERYLDVRNFEKALELYQRAYQIDSTHNKERLLLARETYGNNLINQREFIKAKIQFEKVLEIEPDRVSAKYKLRDIEAEISQQQLDRDLDISEQYLPILSEQTPKTRIRQPSIILSIIAAVIALVGGIGIYQISTSCSGGQQKVNGSCVSIPLITATPIPTPTQTSIPGNIESKISRGERTLFFSITNAERDQGLEAFQKGNYSQAVELFQKAIVRDRKDPEVRIYYNNAQARDNAQARKKSNPLTLAVVVPADNAKSISQQILRGVAQAQEQFNTEGGLNGRLLEIVIANDGNNPDQAKQIAQQLVNDQSVLGIIGHNSSRMTQAALPVYKREGIPIVSSTSTANTLDGNVFFRTAPPDETSAKTLAEYAQRVALKKVVIFYNPNDPYSNSFREEFSKNFKDKERIFRKVDLTDEKLNIEQELKDSVSQQVQAVMLFSDVDHTSVALEIAKVNANNKLGLKLLGGESLYNQKTLQDGGNAVEGLVIVVPWFREAPQSKKFASEAKQLWGGAVSWSTATSFDATQAFIKSLRFNPSRATILQELRKINLPANQTSGDVLKFNHEGERQNKPILVKVENNQFRCLPPDGAKKELECR, encoded by the coding sequence ATGAATAATTCTACTTCTCGAAGAAATCCTTACATCATCGGTCGTCCAAGCCATGAACCGGAAAAATTTTTCGGAAGGGAAAGTTTATTCCAGTTTATTGAACATAATCTGAGTAGGGGTAAAAAAGTTATCTTGTTGCACGGTCAACGCCGTATTGGTGTGTCCTCCGTACTTCATCAGATTCCCCACAAGGTTGCTCAAGATAAATTTGCCTTCGTTCTTTTTGATTTGCAAGGTTACAGTCATTCTTCTCTGAGCGATATATTATATAATTTAGCTGAAGCCATTGTAGAAGATTTAGATCTAAGCTCAGAAATGATCGCAATTCCTTCCAATGAAGAATTATATAAAGATCCTAATATATTTTCTAATAATTTTTTAGCACAAGTTTTTCAAGAATTAGGTGAGAGAAATTTAGTGCTATTACTGGATGAATTTGATGTTGTCAGTAGCGACAGTGAAATACTACATCAGGGCGATAGTTTTTTAAGATATTTACAATCCTTTTTAAATAAACAGAAAAAACTATTTATTATTCCGGTAGTAGGGCGGTTTAAGGATGACTTGCAAGACCTGCTTGATTTGTTTAAGAATGCGCCGTACCAAAAAGTTGATTTACTTGACGAGCTAAGTGCTAGACGACTTATTACTAAACCTGCACAAGATATACTTGAGTACGAGGAAGATGCAATCAAAGCAATTTTACAACTTTCAGCAGGGCATCCCTATTTAATCCAAGCTATCTGCTTTAATCTCTTTATACAAGCAACAATTGAAGAAAAATCAACCGTGACTCCTTCTGATGTTCAAGATATTGTAGATAAAGCAATTGAAAGCGCTACAGGTGGATTAACATGGTTTTGGGATGGGCTGTCTATTTCGGAAAAAGTTGTATTTTCAGCCATAGCAGAGGCTCAACAAATAGCTATTGAGCAAAATCAACCGTTTCCAGAAGACCCTTTCGCGTTGCTAAGAAGATCTGGAGTTATTCCGACAGACGATTTGCTGAAAGCTGCCCAAAAACTAACATTAAATGACTTTTTAGATGATACCCATCGCCGCGTAAAAATTGAATTAGTCCGCCGTTGGTTAGTAAGATATCACCCACTACAAGAAACAATATGGAAATTGGAAGAAATTGGGAAAGAAGAAATCAATAAACTCGAGGGAGAAGCAATTCAATTACATAAAACTGGAAACTTACAAGAGACTATAGACTGTTACGTAAAAATTTTAAACCTAAATCCTAATCACTTTAGTACTCTACTTGTTTTAGCTGAGAGATACTTAGATGTGAGAAATTTTGAGAAAGCCTTAGAACTATATCAGCGAGCTTACCAAATAGATTCTACACATAATAAAGAAAGGCTTTTACTTGCAAGAGAAACCTATGGGAATAATTTGATAAACCAAAGAGAATTTATAAAAGCAAAAATTCAGTTTGAAAAAGTTTTAGAAATTGAACCTGACAGAGTATCAGCAAAATATAAACTACGAGACATTGAAGCAGAAATTTCTCAACAACAACTAGACAGAGACTTAGACATCTCTGAACAATATCTACCAATTCTATCTGAACAAACTCCAAAAACTCGTATTCGCCAGCCCTCAATTATATTGAGTATAATTGCAGCAGTGATTGCCCTTGTGGGTGGTATTGGTATTTATCAAATTTCCACTTCCTGTTCTGGAGGTCAACAGAAAGTAAATGGTAGTTGTGTTTCAATTCCTCTGATTACAGCAACACCAATTCCGACGCCTACACAAACATCAATTCCAGGGAATATTGAGAGTAAAATTAGTCGTGGCGAACGCACACTCTTTTTCTCGATCACCAATGCTGAGCGCGACCAAGGTCTAGAAGCATTTCAAAAAGGTAATTATTCCCAAGCGGTTGAATTATTTCAAAAAGCTATTGTGCGCGATCGCAAAGACCCAGAAGTGCGTATTTACTACAACAATGCTCAGGCTCGCGACAATGCTCAGGCTCGCAAAAAGAGTAATCCCTTAACTTTAGCAGTGGTTGTACCCGCAGACAATGCTAAATCCATATCTCAACAAATTTTGCGTGGAGTCGCACAAGCACAAGAGCAATTTAATACTGAGGGTGGTTTAAATGGTAGATTATTGGAAATTGTCATTGCCAACGATGGTAACAACCCAGACCAAGCCAAACAAATCGCTCAACAACTGGTGAATGATCAATCTGTACTAGGAATAATTGGGCATAACTCTAGCAGAATGACTCAAGCGGCTCTTCCTGTATACAAACGAGAAGGTATACCAATCGTTTCTTCCACTAGCACTGCCAACACTTTGGATGGTAATGTGTTCTTTAGAACAGCTCCTCCCGATGAGACATCTGCTAAAACATTAGCAGAATACGCTCAAAGAGTTGCTTTGAAGAAAGTTGTAATTTTTTATAATCCCAACGACCCTTATAGCAATAGTTTCAGAGAAGAATTTAGCAAGAACTTTAAAGATAAAGAGCGGATTTTTCGCAAGGTAGACTTGACAGATGAAAAACTGAATATCGAGCAAGAACTTAAAGATAGTGTATCTCAACAGGTACAGGCAGTTATGTTGTTTTCAGATGTAGATCACACTTCTGTAGCGCTCGAGATTGCTAAAGTCAATGCAAATAATAAGTTAGGGCTAAAGTTGTTAGGTGGTGAGAGTCTGTACAATCAGAAAACATTACAAGATGGAGGGAATGCTGTTGAGGGCTTAGTTATTGTTGTGCCTTGGTTTAGGGAAGCACCACAATCAAAGAAATTTGCTTCGGAGGCAAAACAACTATGGGGAGGAGCTGTTAGTTGGTCTACAGCAACTAGCTTTGATGCTACTCAAGCTTTTATCAAATCTTTGCGCTTCAACCCTTCGAGAGCAACTATTTTGCAGGAACTGCGGAAGATAAATCTTCCCGCCAACCAAACATCAGGAGATGTACTTAAATTTAATCACGAAGGAGAACGTCAGAATAAACCCATTCTTGTTAAGGTCGAGAACAATCAGTTTAGGTGCTTGCCGCCTGACGGGGCGAAAAAAGAGCTAGAATGCAGATAA
- a CDS encoding ABC transporter substrate-binding protein, whose amino-acid sequence MTNINTRKNPYIIGKQIDAPEKFFGREDLLLFIKDNLEENIKFLLLHGQRRIGKSSLLRQIPHQVTCQEFVFVFFDLQGHSHSSLSDILYNLAETIAEDLELDSNLITIPSHEELTNNINIFSNHFLPQVFQKLGEKNLVLLLDEFDVVRSDDEILNMANSFFRYLQSLLKQQTKLVFIPVVGRANDDFQYLSQLFNSPPYQEIGLLNEISARRLITRPAQGLLEYNEDAIKAILKLSAGHPYFTQVICFNLFIQATIEEKSTVTPSDVQDIVDKAIESATGGLTWFWDGLSISEKVVFSAVAEAQKIAIGQNKQFPEDPLTLLNRSAVIPTHLLTQAAQKLAKQGYLDDTERRVKVELVRRWLVKYHPFEQEITELEKIAIEEINVILANETELYRRGNNQDLIDHYEKILQLNPNHFSTLPVLAKKYLEAKNFDQALELYQRAYQLDSTRNKEGLLLALEIYGKHLIGEQELIKAKVQFERVLEIAPDRESAKRELSKIETELEKQQLISIEVEKRSVKPHRLNNQPVLLATITAVIALVSGIGIYQIFTSCSGGQQKVNGSCVPISTPTPIPIPTPTPTSSPGNIESKISRGERTLFFSITNPERDRGIDAFQKSNYSQAVELFQKAVERDRKDPEVRIYHNNAKSRETGNPLTLAVVVPADNAKSISQQILRGVAQAQEQFNTEGGLNGRLLEIVIANDGNNPDQAKQIARQLVKDESVLGIIGHSSSKMTQAALPVYKREGIPIVSSTSTANTLDGNVFFRTAPPDETSAQTLAEYAQRVALKKVVIFYNPNDPYSNSFREEFSKNFKDKERIFRKVDLTDEKLNIEQELKDSVSQQVQAVMLFSDVDHTSVALEIAKVNANNKLGLKLLGGESLYNQKTLQDGGNAVEGLVIVVPWFRKAPQSKNFASEAKQLWSKDGTGDRTEDGTEKITWRTATSFDATQAFIKSLRSNPSRATILQELRKINLSAKQTSGDVLKFNHEGERQNKPILVTFVKGQFSCLQPQCSP is encoded by the coding sequence ATGACGAACATCAATACTAGGAAAAATCCTTACATAATCGGTAAGCAAATTGATGCTCCGGAAAAATTTTTTGGCCGCGAAGATTTATTACTGTTTATTAAAGATAATCTCGAAGAGAATATAAAATTTCTCTTATTGCACGGTCAACGGCGCATTGGTAAATCCTCTTTACTCAGACAAATTCCCCACCAAGTTACTTGCCAAGAGTTTGTCTTTGTTTTTTTTGATTTGCAAGGTCACAGTCATTCTTCTTTGAGTGATATATTATACAATTTAGCTGAAACTATTGCAGAAGATTTAGAGCTAGATTCAAATCTTATAACAATTCCTTCCCATGAAGAATTGACAAACAATATAAATATATTTTCTAACCATTTTTTACCACAAGTTTTTCAGAAGTTAGGTGAGAAAAATTTAGTGCTATTACTGGATGAATTTGATGTTGTCAGGAGCGACGATGAGATATTAAATATGGCAAATAGTTTTTTTAGATATTTACAATCACTGCTAAAGCAACAAACAAAATTAGTTTTTATTCCAGTAGTAGGACGGGCTAATGATGATTTTCAGTACCTGTCTCAGTTATTTAATAGCCCACCATATCAAGAAATTGGTTTACTTAATGAGATAAGTGCTAGACGACTCATTACTAGACCAGCGCAGGGTCTGTTGGAGTATAACGAGGATGCTATCAAAGCTATTTTGAAACTCTCAGCAGGGCATCCCTATTTTACCCAAGTTATCTGCTTTAATCTCTTTATACAAGCAACAATTGAAGAAAAATCGACCGTGACTCCTTCTGATGTCCAAGATATTGTAGACAAAGCAATTGAAAGCGCTACAGGTGGATTAACATGGTTTTGGGATGGGCTGTCTATCTCTGAAAAAGTCGTATTTTCAGCCGTAGCAGAGGCTCAAAAAATAGCTATTGGGCAAAATAAACAGTTTCCAGAAGACCCGTTAACGCTATTAAACAGATCTGCAGTTATTCCAACACATTTATTAACTCAGGCTGCTCAAAAACTAGCCAAACAGGGTTATTTAGATGATACCGAGCGCCGAGTAAAAGTTGAATTAGTTCGCCGTTGGTTAGTAAAATATCACCCCTTTGAACAAGAGATAACTGAACTGGAGAAAATTGCGATAGAAGAAATTAATGTCATTTTAGCAAACGAAACAGAACTGTATCGTCGTGGTAACAATCAAGATTTAATAGACCATTATGAAAAAATCTTACAACTCAACCCAAATCATTTTAGTACGTTACCTGTTCTAGCTAAAAAATACTTGGAGGCTAAAAATTTCGACCAAGCCTTAGAACTATATCAGCGAGCCTACCAACTAGATTCTACACGCAATAAAGAAGGGCTTTTGCTTGCACTAGAAATTTATGGAAAACATTTGATAGGAGAACAAGAGTTAATCAAGGCAAAAGTTCAGTTTGAGAGAGTTTTAGAAATTGCTCCAGATAGGGAATCAGCAAAACGGGAACTTAGCAAAATTGAAACTGAACTGGAAAAACAACAACTAATCTCAATAGAAGTGGAGAAACGCTCAGTGAAACCTCATAGACTAAATAATCAACCAGTTCTATTGGCTACAATTACAGCAGTGATTGCCCTTGTGAGTGGTATTGGTATTTATCAAATTTTCACTTCCTGTTCTGGAGGTCAACAGAAAGTAAATGGTAGTTGTGTTCCAATTTCGACGCCTACACCAATACCAATTCCGACACCGACACCAACATCAAGTCCAGGCAATATTGAGAGTAAAATTAGTCGTGGCGAGCGCACACTCTTTTTCTCTATCACCAATCCTGAGCGCGATCGAGGTATAGACGCATTTCAAAAAAGTAATTATTCCCAAGCGGTTGAATTATTTCAAAAGGCTGTAGAGCGCGATCGCAAAGACCCAGAAGTACGAATTTACCACAACAATGCCAAGTCTCGCGAAACGGGTAATCCCTTAACTTTAGCAGTGGTTGTACCTGCAGACAATGCTAAATCCATATCTCAACAAATTTTGCGTGGAGTCGCACAAGCACAAGAGCAATTTAATACTGAGGGTGGTTTAAATGGTAGATTATTGGAAATTGTCATTGCCAACGATGGTAACAACCCAGACCAAGCCAAACAAATAGCTCGACAACTAGTTAAGGATGAATCTGTACTAGGAATAATTGGGCATAGCTCTAGCAAAATGACTCAAGCGGCTCTTCCTGTATACAAACGAGAAGGTATACCGATTGTTTCTTCCACTAGCACTGCCAACACTTTGGATGGTAATGTGTTCTTTAGAACGGCTCCTCCCGATGAAACATCTGCTCAAACATTAGCAGAATACGCTCAAAGAGTTGCTTTGAAGAAAGTTGTAATTTTTTATAATCCCAACGACCCTTATAGCAATAGTTTCAGAGAAGAATTTAGCAAGAACTTTAAAGATAAAGAGCGGATTTTTCGCAAGGTAGACTTGACAGATGAAAAACTGAATATCGAGCAAGAACTTAAAGATAGTGTATCTCAACAGGTACAGGCAGTTATGTTGTTTTCAGATGTAGATCACACTTCTGTAGCGCTCGAGATTGCTAAAGTCAATGCAAATAATAAGTTAGGGCTAAAGTTGTTAGGTGGTGAGAGTCTGTACAATCAGAAAACATTACAAGATGGAGGGAATGCTGTTGAGGGCTTAGTTATTGTTGTGCCTTGGTTTAGGAAAGCACCACAATCAAAGAATTTTGCCTCGGAGGCAAAACAACTATGGTCAAAAGATGGAACAGGAGATAGGACAGAAGATGGGACAGAAAAGATTACTTGGCGTACAGCAACTAGCTTTGATGCAACTCAAGCTTTTATCAAATCTCTGCGCTCCAACCCTTCGAGAGCAACTATTTTGCAGGAACTGCGGAAGATAAATCTTTCCGCCAAGCAAACATCAGGAGATGTACTCAAATTTAATCACGAAGGAGAGCGCCAAAATAAACCGATTCTTGTTACGTTTGTGAAAGGTCAGTTTAGCTGCTTGCAGCCACAATGTTCCCCTTAA